In Pseudomonas sp. GCEP-101, one DNA window encodes the following:
- the purF gene encoding amidophosphoribosyltransferase: protein MCGIVGIVGKSNVNQALYDALTVLQHRGQDAAGIVTCQDDRLYLRKDNGLVRDVFQQRHMQRLVGKIGIGHVRYPTAGSSSSAEAQPFYVNSPYGITLAHNGNLTNVEQLAKEIYESDLRHVNTNSDSEVLLNVFAHELAVRNKLQPTEEDVFAAVAGVHARCVGGYAVVAMITGYGIVGFRDPHAIRPIVFGQRHTENGVEYMIASESVALDVLGFTLIRDLAPGEAVYITEEGKLFTRQCAANPQYSPCIFEHVYLARPDSIIDGISVYKARLRMGEKLADKILRERPDHDIDVVIPIPDTSRTAALELANRLGVKFREGFVKNRYIGRTFIMPGQAARKKSVRQKLNAIELEFRGKNVMLVDDSIVRGTTCKQIIQMAREAGAKNVYFCSAAPAVRYPNVYGIDMPSAHELIAHNRSTEEVGELIGADWLVYQDLQDLIESTEGGKIKIDHFDCAVFNGEYVTGDVDEAYLNKIDQARNDATKTKGAAVSAIIDLYND, encoded by the coding sequence ATGTGTGGCATCGTCGGTATCGTGGGCAAGTCGAACGTCAATCAGGCGCTCTATGACGCGCTCACCGTTCTCCAGCATCGTGGCCAGGACGCTGCGGGGATTGTCACCTGTCAGGACGACCGTCTGTACCTGCGCAAGGACAACGGCCTGGTCCGTGATGTCTTCCAGCAGCGCCACATGCAGCGCCTGGTCGGCAAGATCGGCATCGGCCACGTGCGCTACCCCACCGCGGGCAGCTCCAGCTCGGCCGAAGCGCAGCCGTTCTACGTCAACTCGCCCTACGGCATCACCCTGGCGCACAACGGTAACCTGACCAACGTCGAGCAGTTGGCCAAGGAGATCTACGAATCCGACCTGCGCCACGTGAACACCAACTCCGACTCGGAGGTGCTGCTCAACGTATTCGCCCATGAGCTGGCGGTGCGCAACAAGCTGCAGCCCACCGAGGAAGACGTGTTCGCCGCGGTGGCGGGCGTGCATGCCCGCTGCGTCGGCGGTTACGCCGTGGTGGCGATGATCACCGGCTACGGCATCGTCGGCTTCCGCGATCCCCACGCGATCCGCCCGATCGTCTTCGGCCAGCGTCACACCGAGAACGGCGTGGAATACATGATCGCCTCGGAAAGCGTGGCCCTGGACGTCCTCGGCTTCACCCTGATCCGCGACCTGGCGCCGGGCGAAGCGGTGTACATCACCGAAGAAGGCAAGCTGTTCACCCGCCAGTGCGCGGCTAACCCGCAGTACTCGCCGTGCATCTTCGAGCACGTCTACCTCGCCCGCCCGGACTCCATCATCGACGGCATCTCGGTCTACAAGGCGCGCCTGCGCATGGGCGAGAAGCTGGCCGACAAGATCCTGCGCGAACGTCCGGACCACGATATCGACGTGGTCATCCCGATCCCGGACACCAGCCGTACCGCCGCGCTGGAGCTGGCCAACCGCCTGGGCGTGAAGTTCCGCGAAGGCTTCGTGAAGAACCGCTACATCGGCCGTACCTTCATCATGCCCGGCCAGGCCGCGCGCAAGAAATCGGTGCGCCAGAAGCTCAACGCCATCGAGCTGGAATTCCGCGGCAAGAACGTGATGCTGGTGGACGACTCCATCGTCCGCGGCACCACCTGCAAGCAGATCATCCAGATGGCCCGCGAGGCCGGCGCGAAGAACGTCTACTTCTGCTCCGCCGCCCCCGCGGTGCGCTACCCCAACGTCTACGGCATCGACATGCCGAGCGCCCACGAGCTGATCGCGCACAACCGCAGCACCGAGGAAGTCGGCGAGCTGATCGGCGCCGACTGGCTGGTGTATCAGGACCTGCAGGACCTGATCGAATCCACCGAGGGCGGCAAGATCAAGATCGACCACTTCGACTGCGCCGTGTTCAACGGTGAGTACGTCACCGGCGACGTCGACGAAGCCTATCTGAACAAGATCGACCAGGCGCGCAACGACGCCACCAAGACCAAGGGTGCCGCGGTCAGCGCCATCATCGATCTCTATAACGACTAA
- the folC gene encoding bifunctional tetrahydrofolate synthase/dihydrofolate synthase, whose protein sequence is MTQRTLADWLSYLEQLHPTAIDMGLDRSREVAGRLGLGRPAPRVVTVTGTNGKGSTCAFLAALLGEQGQRVGVYSSPHLLRYNERVLIDGAEASDAALCEAFAAVEAARGEISLTYFEMGTLAAFWLFERARLDAVVLEVGLGGRLDAVNLIDSDIAVVTSIGIDHADWLGDTRESVAFEKAGIFRAGKPAVCGDLEPPAPILEQARALGSPLALRGRDFDLAMGEGDWHWRGRSATGEALSLHNLPLLELPMENAALALQVYALLDLPWQPAQLVAALQRTRVTGRLDRRTVQWHGEERHLLLDVGHNPHAAQYLAGRLRAAPPKGVRHAVFGLLADKDLDGVLEPVLGLVQDWAVAPLPTGRSRPAAELAAALQARGAQVGCHGDIAAALAAQCDAASADDEILVFGSFYSVADALEWLAKAAQ, encoded by the coding sequence ATGACCCAACGTACCCTTGCCGACTGGCTCAGCTATCTCGAACAACTCCACCCCACGGCAATCGACATGGGGCTGGACCGCTCCCGTGAAGTGGCTGGCCGGCTTGGCCTGGGGCGCCCCGCGCCCCGCGTGGTGACCGTTACCGGCACCAACGGCAAGGGCTCCACCTGCGCCTTCCTCGCCGCCCTGCTGGGCGAGCAGGGCCAGCGTGTCGGCGTGTACAGCTCGCCGCACCTGCTGCGTTACAACGAGCGCGTGCTCATCGATGGCGCCGAAGCCAGCGACGCTGCGCTCTGCGAAGCCTTCGCCGCCGTCGAGGCGGCCAGAGGCGAAATCTCCCTCACCTATTTCGAGATGGGCACCCTCGCGGCCTTCTGGCTGTTCGAGCGCGCCAGGTTGGACGCCGTGGTGCTGGAAGTCGGCCTGGGCGGTCGGTTGGATGCGGTCAACTTGATCGACTCCGACATTGCCGTGGTCACCAGCATCGGCATCGACCACGCCGACTGGCTGGGCGACACGCGGGAAAGCGTGGCCTTCGAGAAGGCCGGCATCTTCCGCGCGGGCAAGCCGGCCGTCTGTGGTGACCTGGAGCCGCCGGCACCGATCCTGGAGCAGGCGCGTGCGCTGGGTTCGCCGCTGGCCCTGCGCGGTCGCGACTTCGACTTGGCGATGGGCGAGGGCGACTGGCACTGGCGCGGTCGCTCCGCCACGGGCGAAGCGCTGAGCCTGCACAATCTTCCGCTGCTCGAGCTGCCGATGGAGAACGCAGCGCTGGCCTTGCAGGTCTATGCCTTGCTGGACCTGCCGTGGCAGCCTGCACAACTGGTCGCCGCGCTGCAGCGCACCCGCGTCACCGGGCGCCTGGACCGGCGCACCGTGCAGTGGCATGGCGAAGAGCGCCACTTGCTGCTCGACGTCGGGCATAATCCGCACGCGGCGCAGTATCTCGCCGGCCGCTTGCGCGCGGCGCCGCCCAAGGGTGTGCGCCACGCGGTGTTCGGCCTGCTGGCGGACAAGGATCTCGACGGCGTACTGGAACCCGTGCTCGGCTTGGTGCAGGATTGGGCCGTCGCGCCGCTGCCTACCGGCCGCAGCCGTCCCGCCGCAGAGCTGGCGGCGGCGCTGCAGGCTCGCGGGGCCCAGGTCGGTTGCCATGGCGATATCGCCGCGGCGCTGGCGGCGCAGTGCGATGCAGCGAGCGCCGACGACGAGATTCTGGTGTTTGGTTCGTTCTACAGCGTGGCGGATGCCCTGGAGTGGCTCGCCAAGGCTGCTCAATAA
- a CDS encoding AraC family transcriptional regulator has product MTRATMRLGDLSVGFVHSLADALAESGVAPQPLLEQYGLDVARLGEPGARLSIPRYMRLGHAAIQQSGDPALGLRMGRLSRPSQSGLAGVTAAQAPNLRAAARALIRFEPLYAQNYRGQSSFIEDAGGAWLRFYSISPYNAYNRFVVDSVLAGWVSMLGSIGAQPLRPEKIEIEYPAPAWASRFEELLGCPVEFAAQHNQLRLDQAALARANPDHCPSTWRQLLDICEKELEQLTRTRSLRERVAQLLGPMLNGREPDLEEVAARLKLPTWTLRRKLAEEGTQFRSILNDTRRDLAMIYIRDTDLAFGEIAYLLGFASAEAFQRAFKRWSGQTPGEFRRAQRHSA; this is encoded by the coding sequence ATGACCCGCGCGACGATGCGCCTTGGCGACCTCTCGGTGGGCTTCGTTCACAGCCTCGCCGACGCGCTGGCGGAAAGCGGCGTCGCCCCGCAGCCGCTGCTGGAACAATACGGCCTGGACGTGGCGCGCCTGGGCGAACCCGGCGCGCGCCTGTCGATCCCCCGCTACATGCGCCTGGGCCACGCGGCCATCCAGCAGAGTGGCGACCCGGCCCTGGGCCTGCGCATGGGGCGCTTGAGCCGGCCGAGCCAGAGCGGTCTGGCCGGCGTCACCGCCGCACAGGCCCCCAACCTGCGCGCCGCCGCCCGAGCGCTGATCCGCTTCGAGCCGCTGTACGCACAGAACTACCGCGGCCAGAGCAGCTTCATCGAGGATGCCGGCGGCGCCTGGCTGCGCTTCTATTCCATCAGCCCGTACAACGCCTATAACCGCTTCGTGGTGGACTCGGTCCTGGCTGGATGGGTCAGCATGCTCGGCAGCATCGGCGCGCAGCCGCTGCGCCCGGAGAAGATCGAGATCGAGTACCCGGCGCCCGCCTGGGCCTCGCGCTTCGAAGAACTGCTCGGATGCCCGGTGGAGTTCGCTGCGCAGCACAACCAACTGCGCCTGGACCAGGCAGCGCTGGCGCGCGCCAACCCGGACCACTGCCCGAGTACCTGGCGGCAATTGCTGGATATCTGCGAAAAGGAACTGGAGCAGCTGACCCGTACGCGCAGCCTGCGCGAGCGCGTCGCCCAATTGCTGGGCCCGATGCTCAACGGCCGCGAACCGGACCTGGAGGAAGTGGCCGCGCGGCTAAAGCTGCCGACCTGGACACTGCGGCGCAAGCTGGCCGAGGAAGGTACGCAGTTCCGCAGCATCCTCAACGATACCCGCCGCGACCTGGCGATGATCTACATCCGCGACACGGACCTGGCCTTCGGCGAGATCGCCTACCTGCTCGGCTTCGCCTCCGCGGAGGCCTTCCAGCGCGCCTTCAAGCGCTGGAGCGGGCAGACTCCCGGGGAATTCCGCCGCGCCCAGCGCCACAGCGCCTGA
- a CDS encoding SPOR domain-containing protein, which yields MALLDKGLKQRVVGALVLLALAVIFLPMLFSREDDVRQVVVEAPVMPKPPAMPTVEVQPTEVPEPQAEDADNAVPPAEAPAAQTPSAPIASLPTQQAQPTPPKAPAAQPAAPKPAAPVQQPAQAQASATPAAAAQQPAQRLDSNNLPVSWSVQLASLSNRARADELQKSLRSQGYNAYVRSFDGMNRVFVGPVVERAEADRLRDQLGKQQKLNGFVVRFQPERG from the coding sequence ATGGCGTTGCTCGATAAGGGGCTCAAGCAGCGGGTAGTCGGAGCGCTGGTGCTGCTGGCACTGGCGGTGATCTTCCTGCCGATGCTGTTCTCCCGCGAGGATGATGTACGCCAGGTGGTGGTCGAGGCGCCGGTGATGCCTAAACCGCCGGCCATGCCCACCGTCGAAGTGCAACCGACCGAAGTTCCCGAGCCGCAGGCTGAGGACGCCGACAACGCCGTGCCGCCGGCCGAGGCGCCTGCCGCGCAAACGCCTTCCGCGCCGATTGCCAGCCTGCCGACCCAGCAGGCGCAGCCGACCCCGCCGAAGGCGCCGGCCGCGCAACCGGCCGCTCCCAAGCCAGCCGCTCCGGTGCAGCAGCCTGCCCAGGCCCAGGCCAGCGCCACTCCGGCCGCTGCCGCGCAACAGCCGGCGCAGCGCCTGGACAGCAACAACCTGCCGGTGAGCTGGTCGGTGCAATTGGCCAGCCTGTCCAATCGCGCCCGCGCCGACGAACTGCAGAAGTCCCTGCGCAGCCAGGGCTACAACGCCTACGTGCGCAGCTTCGACGGTATGAACCGGGTGTTCGTCGGCCCGGTGGTCGAGCGCGCCGAGGCGGACCGCCTGCGCGACCAGCTGGGCAAGCAGCAGAAGCTCAATGGTTTCGTCGTGCGTTTCCAGCCTGAGCGTGGCTGA
- a CDS encoding SDR family oxidoreductase → MEALGNGRVVLVTGAAHGIGLGVAAWLVAEGWQVVLADIDRERGPKVAAALGERASFIALDVASEGQVAAAVAELIGQFGRLDALVSNAAIARPHNTPLEGLGLNEWNRTLAVNLTGPMLLAKHCAPYLRAHSGAIVNIASTRAHQSEPNSEAYAASKGGLLSLTHALASSLGPEIRVNAISPGWIDARDLREREAAPLTELDHDQHLVGRVGTVEDIASAVAWLIGDSAGFVTGQELVIDGGMTRKMIYLD, encoded by the coding sequence ATGGAAGCCCTGGGCAACGGCCGGGTGGTGCTGGTCACCGGTGCAGCGCATGGCATCGGCCTGGGCGTCGCCGCCTGGCTGGTCGCCGAGGGCTGGCAGGTGGTGCTGGCGGATATCGACCGCGAGCGTGGCCCGAAAGTCGCGGCAGCACTGGGCGAGCGCGCCAGCTTCATCGCACTGGACGTGGCCAGCGAAGGGCAGGTGGCCGCGGCCGTGGCCGAGCTGATCGGCCAGTTCGGTCGCCTCGATGCGCTGGTGAGCAACGCCGCCATCGCCCGGCCGCACAATACGCCGTTGGAAGGGCTTGGCCTGAATGAGTGGAACCGCACCCTGGCGGTGAACCTCACCGGCCCGATGCTGTTGGCCAAGCACTGCGCGCCGTACCTGCGCGCGCACAGTGGTGCCATCGTCAACATCGCCTCCACCCGCGCGCACCAGTCCGAGCCGAATTCCGAAGCCTACGCGGCAAGCAAGGGTGGGCTGCTGTCCTTGACCCATGCCCTGGCCAGCAGCCTGGGCCCGGAGATTCGCGTCAATGCGATTTCCCCCGGCTGGATCGACGCCCGCGACCTGCGCGAGCGCGAGGCCGCGCCGCTGACCGAACTGGACCATGACCAGCACCTGGTCGGCCGCGTCGGCACGGTAGAGGACATCGCCTCGGCGGTGGCCTGGCTGATCGGCGACAGCGCCGGCTTCGTCACGGGCCAGGAGCTGGTGATCGATGGCGGCATGACGCGCAAGATGATCTACCTCGACTGA
- a CDS encoding CvpA family protein — MAFTWVDWTMIGIIVISSLISLSRGFVKEALSLVTWIVAGAVAWMFGGALAEHLAPYIQLPSGRVIAACALLFVVTLLLGALVNFLISELVRVTGMSGTDRVLGMVFGGARGVLLVVLLVGLLSLAPVQQDPWWQQSVLMPHFLMVADWSKNFILTFAGQWMSGVTITPPSGVGSMLPAQ, encoded by the coding sequence GTGGCATTTACCTGGGTCGATTGGACGATGATCGGCATCATCGTCATTTCCAGCCTGATCAGCTTGAGCCGTGGTTTCGTCAAGGAAGCCCTGTCGCTGGTCACCTGGATCGTAGCCGGCGCGGTCGCCTGGATGTTCGGCGGCGCCCTGGCCGAGCATCTCGCACCCTACATTCAGCTGCCCTCGGGGCGTGTCATCGCCGCGTGCGCCCTGTTGTTCGTCGTCACGCTGCTGTTGGGTGCGCTGGTCAACTTCCTTATCAGCGAGCTGGTGCGGGTAACCGGCATGTCCGGTACCGACCGTGTGCTCGGCATGGTCTTCGGCGGCGCTCGTGGCGTGCTGCTGGTGGTACTGCTGGTCGGCCTGCTGAGCCTGGCGCCGGTGCAACAGGACCCGTGGTGGCAGCAATCGGTGCTGATGCCGCATTTCCTGATGGTCGCCGACTGGTCGAAGAATTTCATCCTGACGTTTGCCGGGCAGTGGATGTCCGGCGTGACCATCACTCCGCCATCCGGAGTGGGGTCGATGCTGCCGGCCCAGTGA
- the accD gene encoding acetyl-CoA carboxylase, carboxyltransferase subunit beta, which produces MSNWLVDKLIPSIMRSEAKKSSVPEGLWHKCPSCEAVLYRPELEKTLDVCPKCDHHMRIGARARIDIFLDEEGREELGAELEPVDRLKFRDSKKYKDRLTAAQKDTGEKDALISMSGKLMGLPVVVSAFEFSFMGGSMGSIVGERFVRAANYALENRCPMICFSASGGARMQEALISLMQMAKTSAALARLREEGIPFISVLTDPVYGGVSASLAMLGDVIVGEPRALIGFAGPRVIEQTVREKLPEGFQRSEFLLEHGAIDMIVHRSEMRERLAKLLAKFTHTPSTALAG; this is translated from the coding sequence ATGAGCAACTGGCTGGTAGACAAGCTGATCCCTTCCATCATGCGTTCCGAGGCGAAGAAGAGCTCGGTACCGGAAGGCCTGTGGCACAAGTGCCCGTCCTGCGAAGCGGTGCTGTACCGCCCGGAGCTGGAAAAGACCCTCGACGTCTGCCCCAAGTGCGATCACCACATGCGCATCGGCGCGCGTGCGCGCATCGATATCTTTCTCGATGAAGAAGGCCGCGAGGAGCTGGGCGCCGAGCTGGAGCCGGTGGACCGCCTGAAGTTCCGCGACAGCAAGAAGTACAAGGACCGCCTGACCGCCGCGCAGAAGGATACCGGCGAGAAGGACGCGCTGATCTCCATGAGCGGCAAGCTGATGGGCCTGCCGGTCGTGGTCAGCGCCTTCGAATTCTCCTTCATGGGCGGCTCCATGGGCTCCATCGTCGGCGAGCGCTTCGTACGCGCGGCCAACTACGCCCTGGAAAACCGTTGCCCGATGATCTGCTTCTCCGCCTCGGGTGGCGCGCGCATGCAGGAAGCGCTGATCTCCCTGATGCAGATGGCCAAGACCTCCGCCGCACTGGCTCGCCTGCGCGAAGAAGGCATTCCGTTCATCTCCGTGCTGACCGACCCGGTCTACGGCGGCGTGTCCGCGAGCCTGGCGATGCTCGGCGACGTGATCGTCGGCGAGCCGCGCGCCCTGATCGGCTTCGCCGGCCCGCGGGTGATCGAGCAGACCGTGCGCGAGAAGCTGCCCGAAGGCTTCCAGCGCAGCGAATTCCTGCTGGAGCACGGCGCCATCGACATGATCGTGCACCGTTCCGAAATGCGTGAGCGTCTGGCCAAGCTGCTCGCCAAGTTCACCCACACTCCAAGTACCGCGCTCGCAGGATGA
- the truA gene encoding tRNA pseudouridine(38-40) synthase TruA, whose protein sequence is MIEAVPSAAAESAAVGVSRIALGVEYKGARYRGWQRQEDGVPSVQAALEKALSKVADEPVSLMCAGRTDAAVHASGQVVHFDTAVARPLKAWIMGSNANLPGDISVTWAKVMPAHFHARFSAMARRYRYVIYNDPIRPAHQAEEVTWNHRPLDVSRMREAARALVGTHDFTSFRAVQCQAKSPVKTVHHLEVIEHGRFIVLDIRANAFLHHMVRNFAGVLMTIGAGERPVEWAAEVLAARDRRAGGVTAHPYGLYLVRVEYPEEFVLPERYLGPHFLSSLPDIVG, encoded by the coding sequence ATGATTGAAGCAGTACCCTCAGCGGCGGCCGAATCGGCCGCCGTTGGCGTTTCCAGGATTGCCCTGGGCGTCGAATACAAAGGTGCGCGTTATCGCGGCTGGCAACGCCAGGAAGACGGCGTGCCGTCCGTGCAGGCGGCGCTGGAAAAAGCCCTGTCGAAAGTGGCGGACGAGCCGGTCTCGCTGATGTGCGCCGGGCGTACCGATGCGGCCGTGCATGCCAGCGGCCAGGTCGTGCATTTCGATACCGCGGTCGCGCGCCCGCTCAAGGCCTGGATCATGGGCAGCAATGCCAATCTGCCGGGCGATATCAGCGTGACCTGGGCCAAGGTGATGCCGGCGCACTTCCATGCCCGCTTCAGCGCCATGGCGCGGCGCTACCGCTACGTGATCTACAACGATCCGATCCGCCCGGCGCACCAGGCCGAGGAGGTCACCTGGAACCACCGGCCGCTGGACGTCTCGCGCATGCGCGAGGCGGCGAGGGCGCTGGTCGGCACCCACGACTTCACATCGTTCCGCGCCGTGCAGTGCCAGGCCAAGTCGCCGGTGAAGACGGTGCACCACCTGGAAGTGATCGAGCACGGTCGCTTCATCGTGCTGGATATCCGCGCCAACGCGTTCCTGCACCACATGGTGCGCAATTTTGCCGGCGTGCTGATGACCATCGGCGCCGGCGAGCGGCCGGTGGAGTGGGCGGCAGAGGTGTTGGCAGCGCGCGACCGGCGTGCCGGCGGCGTGACCGCGCATCCCTATGGCCTGTACCTGGTGCGCGTGGAATATCCCGAAGAGTTCGTGTTGCCCGAGCGCTACCTGGGGCCACATTTCCTTTCAAGTTTGCCGGATATCGTTGGCTGA
- a CDS encoding phosphoribosylanthranilate isomerase, with translation MSAVRIKICGITRVEDALAAAEAGADAIGLVFYAKSPRAVSIQQARAIVAALPPFVSTVGLFVDASRCELGEILDAVPLDVLQFHGDETPEACSGWHKRYLKALRVKPGDDVAAQIAKYPQASGFLLDTYVEGVPGGTGLAFDWSLVPRDVQRPLILAGGLTAANVADAITQVRPYAVDVSGGVEASKGIKDAQKIRDFIAQCRSVA, from the coding sequence TTGTCCGCCGTTCGCATCAAAATCTGCGGTATTACCCGCGTCGAGGATGCCCTGGCCGCCGCCGAGGCGGGGGCCGACGCCATCGGCCTGGTGTTCTACGCCAAGAGCCCGCGCGCGGTCAGCATCCAGCAGGCGCGGGCGATCGTCGCCGCACTGCCTCCCTTCGTCAGCACCGTCGGCCTGTTCGTCGACGCCAGCCGCTGCGAACTGGGGGAAATCCTCGATGCGGTGCCGCTGGATGTCCTGCAATTCCATGGCGACGAGACGCCCGAGGCCTGCTCCGGCTGGCACAAGCGCTACCTGAAGGCGCTGCGGGTGAAGCCCGGCGACGATGTGGCGGCGCAGATTGCGAAATATCCGCAGGCCAGCGGCTTCCTCCTCGACACCTACGTCGAAGGCGTGCCGGGCGGAACCGGGCTGGCCTTCGACTGGTCCCTGGTGCCCAGGGATGTGCAGCGCCCGTTGATCCTGGCCGGCGGCCTGACGGCCGCCAACGTGGCGGATGCCATCACCCAGGTGCGGCCCTACGCCGTGGACGTCAGCGGCGGGGTGGAGGCGAGCAAGGGCATCAAGGATGCGCAGAAGATCCGTGATTTCATCGCGCAATGCCGTTCGGTGGCCTGA
- a CDS encoding O-succinylhomoserine sulfhydrylase, with amino-acid sequence MAQDWEAGRLDSDLEGVGFDTLAVRAGQRRTPEAEHGEGLFTTSSYVFRSAADAAARFAGEVPGNVYSRYTNPTVRTFEERIAALEGAEQAVATSTGMSAILSLVMSLCSAGDHVLVSRSVFGSTISLFEKYFKRFGIEVDYPPLSDLKAWEAACKPNTKLFFVESPSNPLAELVDIAALAEIAHAKGALLAVDNCFCTPALQQPLKLGADVVIHSATKYIDGQGRTMGGVVAGRRVHMELVVGFLRTAGPTLSPFNAWIFIKGLETLRVRMQAHSASAQRVAEWLEQQPGVERVYYAGLTSHPQHELAKCQQKGFGAVVSFEVKGDKAAAWRCIDATRMISITTNLGDTKTTIAHPATTSHGRLSPAERENAGIRDNLIRVAVGLEDVDDIQADLARGLAAL; translated from the coding sequence ATGGCTCAGGATTGGGAAGCCGGCCGGCTGGACAGCGACCTGGAGGGTGTCGGCTTCGACACCCTCGCAGTGCGCGCCGGGCAGCGCCGCACCCCGGAGGCGGAACACGGCGAAGGCCTGTTCACCACCTCCAGCTACGTGTTCCGCAGCGCCGCCGATGCGGCCGCACGTTTCGCCGGTGAAGTGCCGGGCAACGTCTACTCGCGCTACACCAACCCCACGGTGCGCACCTTCGAGGAGCGCATCGCCGCGCTGGAAGGCGCCGAGCAGGCAGTGGCGACGTCCACCGGGATGTCGGCGATCCTCTCCCTGGTGATGAGCCTGTGCAGCGCCGGCGACCACGTGCTGGTGTCGCGCAGCGTGTTCGGCTCGACCATCAGCCTGTTCGAGAAGTACTTCAAGCGCTTCGGCATCGAAGTGGACTACCCGCCGCTGAGCGACCTGAAAGCCTGGGAAGCGGCCTGCAAGCCGAACACCAAGCTGTTCTTCGTCGAATCGCCGTCCAACCCGCTGGCCGAACTGGTGGACATCGCCGCGCTGGCCGAGATTGCCCATGCCAAGGGCGCGCTGCTGGCGGTGGACAACTGCTTCTGCACCCCGGCGCTGCAACAGCCGCTGAAACTGGGCGCGGACGTGGTCATCCACTCGGCGACCAAGTACATCGACGGCCAGGGCCGTACCATGGGCGGCGTGGTTGCCGGTCGCCGCGTGCACATGGAGCTGGTCGTCGGTTTCCTGCGTACCGCCGGCCCGACCCTGAGCCCGTTCAACGCCTGGATCTTCATCAAGGGCCTGGAAACCCTGCGCGTGCGCATGCAGGCCCACAGTGCCTCGGCGCAACGGGTTGCCGAGTGGCTGGAGCAACAGCCCGGTGTGGAGCGCGTGTATTACGCGGGCCTGACCAGTCACCCGCAGCACGAGCTTGCCAAGTGCCAGCAGAAGGGCTTCGGCGCCGTGGTGAGCTTCGAGGTGAAGGGCGACAAGGCTGCCGCCTGGCGCTGCATCGACGCCACCCGGATGATCTCCATCACCACCAACCTGGGTGATACCAAGACCACCATCGCTCACCCGGCGACCACCTCCCATGGTCGTCTGTCGCCGGCCGAGCGGGAGAACGCGGGTATCCGTGACAACCTGATCCGCGTTGCCGTGGGCCTGGAAGATGTCGACGACATCCAGGCTGACCTGGCGCGAGGCCTGGCTGCGCTGTGA